One Oscillospiraceae bacterium genomic region harbors:
- a CDS encoding biotin--[acetyl-CoA-carboxylase] ligase: MDKIKIIEFDEVNSTNDELKKLAAAGEPEGCIVAAKRQTKGRGRSGRQFYSPEGGIYMSILLRPKSEGFGSTVATAAAAVAVAKTAGRQAGIKWVNDVIIDNKKVCGILTEAVFGESAKPEFVIVGIGINCYIPEGGFPDELKNTAGAIFEPGEGDPAQLRQEVLDNFFRLYSGGRTKIGREYRERCITLGKRIEIQRGDELIVGTAVAIGDDFKLLLRTDTGKVIWLCSGEINAQSH; encoded by the coding sequence ATGGACAAAATAAAAATTATCGAATTTGATGAAGTAAATTCAACAAACGATGAGCTAAAGAAGCTTGCGGCAGCCGGCGAGCCGGAAGGCTGTATTGTCGCCGCCAAACGGCAGACTAAAGGGAGAGGCCGCAGCGGGCGTCAATTTTATTCTCCCGAAGGCGGCATATATATGAGCATTTTGCTGCGGCCGAAGTCGGAGGGCTTCGGTTCGACTGTCGCCACTGCGGCCGCTGCCGTCGCTGTGGCGAAAACCGCCGGACGGCAGGCGGGAATCAAATGGGTCAATGATGTTATTATTGATAATAAAAAAGTCTGCGGAATTTTAACCGAGGCGGTCTTCGGAGAGAGTGCAAAACCGGAATTTGTGATCGTGGGTATCGGAATCAACTGTTATATACCGGAAGGCGGATTTCCGGACGAACTTAAAAATACCGCCGGCGCGATTTTTGAACCCGGAGAAGGCGACCCGGCTCAGCTGCGGCAGGAAGTACTCGATAACTTCTTCCGATTGTATTCGGGAGGCAGGACCAAAATCGGGCGGGAATACCGCGAGCGGTGCATCACGCTCGGAAAGCGGATAGAAATCCAGCGAGGCGACGAATTGATCGTCGGTACTGCGGTTGCGATCGGCGATGATTTTAAATTGCTTTTGCGCACCGATACAGGAAAGGTGATTTGGCTGTGCTCGGGTGAGATAAATGCACAGTCGCACTGA